In Synechococcus sp. PCC 6312, one genomic interval encodes:
- a CDS encoding Rpn family recombination-promoting nuclease/putative transposase: MFDNTCKFLAETFPEDFAVWLLGELICFGNLSPGELSLEPIHADSLILLDSPDLILHLEFQTQPDPLIPFRMADYRLRVYRRFPRKQMRQVVTYLLSSNSGLVQQTTFEISGMRHEFSVIRLWEQPTPTFLGRIGLLPLAVLSQTANPQQVLQSVSETLGAIADQRTQSNITASTAILAGLLLEETVIQNILRREIMKESSVYQVWRQEFIQEGREEGRVEGEKLLIQRLLAKKIGDLPGTFQSQVNRLSLPQLEKLGEALLTFETVADLQAWLKTIQA, encoded by the coding sequence ATGTTTGATAACACCTGTAAATTCTTAGCTGAGACCTTCCCAGAGGATTTTGCGGTCTGGCTCCTGGGAGAATTGATCTGCTTTGGTAATCTCAGTCCTGGGGAACTTTCCTTAGAACCAATCCATGCTGACTCCTTGATTTTATTAGATTCTCCCGACTTGATTTTGCACCTTGAATTTCAAACTCAACCTGACCCCTTAATTCCTTTTCGGATGGCTGATTATCGTTTGCGGGTCTATCGCCGTTTTCCGAGGAAACAAATGCGGCAGGTGGTGACTTATCTTTTATCCTCGAATTCTGGCCTGGTGCAGCAAACCACCTTTGAAATTTCGGGAATGCGCCATGAGTTTTCCGTCATTCGCCTTTGGGAGCAGCCAACCCCAACATTTTTAGGCCGGATTGGGTTACTTCCCCTCGCCGTCTTAAGCCAAACAGCCAATCCCCAGCAGGTACTTCAATCCGTATCTGAGACTTTAGGCGCGATTGCTGATCAGCGTACCCAAAGTAACATTACGGCTTCCACGGCAATTTTGGCAGGTTTATTATTAGAGGAGACAGTGATCCAAAACATCTTACGGAGAGAGATTATGAAGGAATCATCTGTGTACCAGGTCTGGCGGCAAGAATTTATCCAAGAAGGGCGGGAAGAAGGACGAGTTGAGGGAGAAAAACTCTTAATTCAGCGGCTGTTAGCCAAAAAAATTGGCGATTTACCTGGGACATTCCAAAGTCAAGTCAATCGTTTGTCGCTGCCGCAATTAGAAAAACTGGGTGAGGCCCTTTTAACATTTGAAACCGTGGCGGATCTGCAAGCTTGGCTAAAGACAATTCAAGCTTAA
- the rsmH gene encoding 16S rRNA (cytosine(1402)-N(4))-methyltransferase RsmH: MMTDPPPTSDFDHQPVLAQALLTALMPKPQSHYLDATVGGGGHSLLLLEAYPDIKITAIDQDPNAITAAQARLSPYQQQVNFWHGNFSDFRPGDLKFAGIFADLGVSSPQFDQAERGFSFRYEAPLDMRMNPNQATTAADLVNNLSETDLANLFYELGEERFSRRIARRITAQRPLRTTTQLANLVAQAVPNRGSQRIHPATRVFQALRIAVNRELDVLKTFLDLAPQWLEPSGCMAIISFHSLEDRIVKYAFRESPLLQVITKKPIIPSPEEIATNPRARSAKLRIAQRSQP; the protein is encoded by the coding sequence GTGATGACTGACCCACCGCCCACGTCTGACTTTGACCATCAACCAGTTCTGGCCCAAGCCCTTTTAACCGCCTTGATGCCCAAACCCCAGTCCCACTATTTAGATGCCACAGTCGGCGGGGGCGGCCATAGCCTGTTACTTCTAGAGGCTTATCCCGATATCAAAATTACAGCCATTGACCAAGACCCCAACGCCATCACAGCAGCCCAGGCCCGCTTGAGTCCCTATCAACAGCAAGTAAATTTTTGGCATGGAAATTTTAGTGACTTCCGGCCTGGCGATCTGAAGTTTGCCGGAATTTTTGCCGATCTCGGGGTCAGTTCGCCTCAATTTGACCAGGCCGAGCGCGGGTTTAGTTTTCGCTATGAGGCTCCCCTGGATATGCGCATGAACCCAAATCAAGCCACCACCGCCGCCGATTTAGTCAATAACCTCAGTGAAACAGACCTGGCCAATTTATTCTACGAACTTGGGGAGGAGCGATTTTCCCGCCGCATCGCCCGCCGCATCACTGCCCAACGTCCACTCAGAACCACAACCCAGCTGGCAAATCTTGTCGCCCAGGCCGTGCCCAACCGCGGATCACAGCGCATTCATCCGGCTACCCGTGTCTTTCAAGCTTTACGAATTGCAGTCAATCGGGAGTTGGATGTTCTTAAGACCTTTCTTGATCTCGCCCCTCAATGGCTAGAACCGAGCGGATGCATGGCGATCATTAGTTTTCATAGCTTGGAGGATCGCATCGTCAAATATGCCTTTCGGGAATCTCCACTATTACAGGTGATCACCAAAAAGCCAATCATTCCCAGTCCAGAGGAGATCGCCACAAACCCCCGCGCCCGCTCTGCTAAATTACGGATTGCCCAACGCAGCCAACCATGA
- a CDS encoding Npun_F5560 family protein, which translates to MSPLSLAPTAPDPTLLQAWQQDIEIRDQLVKQLSEEMYRLMVAKPELFLQFYQARQEAKQVQLLTEETLQQLTELQQQALALGDQITFYQSQIEDRDQEIQQRDQEIQRLQGSLHEFNERNQMLEKVIQEMPEVYRQKFSQRLEQVKTKMESLQWENQRLQAQVRQLQNQTANTQRNGLNLDLPGIPGLRPGRLVPSLG; encoded by the coding sequence ATGTCCCCCCTATCTTTAGCCCCTACCGCCCCTGATCCGACCCTGCTCCAGGCCTGGCAACAGGATATTGAAATCCGGGATCAACTGGTCAAACAACTCTCAGAAGAAATGTATCGGTTGATGGTGGCCAAACCAGAGCTATTTCTGCAATTCTACCAGGCCCGCCAAGAAGCCAAGCAAGTCCAATTACTGACCGAGGAAACCCTCCAACAACTGACGGAATTGCAACAACAGGCCTTAGCCCTAGGGGATCAAATTACCTTTTACCAATCCCAAATTGAAGACCGCGATCAAGAAATTCAGCAGCGGGATCAGGAAATTCAGCGGCTCCAAGGCTCTCTCCACGAATTTAACGAGCGCAATCAAATGCTGGAGAAAGTCATCCAGGAAATGCCGGAGGTCTACCGCCAGAAGTTCTCTCAACGCCTAGAGCAAGTCAAGACCAAAATGGAGAGCCTGCAATGGGAAAACCAACGCCTCCAGGCCCAAGTCCGGCAACTGCAAAACCAAACTGCCAATACCCAGCGCAATGGTCTAAATTTGGATTTACCGGGCATTCCTGGCTTGAGACCGGGCCGGTTAGTGCCTAGTTTGGGCTAG